A region from the Bacillus sp. Marseille-P3661 genome encodes:
- a CDS encoding ReoY family proteolytic degradation factor: protein MATPVSVNEKKEFVRWFLNHYQLKRRECVWILNYLMSHDQLMRNVHFVEQAQYCPRGLIMSTHCVDDVPFRFYKENVMTTDAEKSFHDIRLNRDQDIYIQLNFRSSFSCAQYVAVLEDNKFMPKHLQINEKDQLLAEKFLEQSIITFQKEKLLKLIDAALDEQNHQEFMNLTKKLNEILQDPKPSSN, encoded by the coding sequence ATGGCTACCCCTGTATCTGTCAACGAAAAAAAAGAATTTGTCCGCTGGTTTTTAAATCATTATCAGTTGAAAAGACGGGAATGCGTATGGATATTAAATTATTTAATGAGTCATGACCAATTAATGAGGAATGTTCATTTTGTAGAACAAGCACAATATTGTCCCAGAGGATTAATTATGTCTACACATTGTGTAGATGATGTTCCGTTTAGATTCTATAAAGAGAATGTTATGACAACAGACGCAGAAAAATCATTTCATGATATCCGTCTAAACCGAGACCAAGATATTTATATTCAATTAAACTTCCGATCCTCTTTTTCATGTGCTCAATATGTGGCGGTTCTAGAAGATAATAAGTTTATGCCAAAACATCTTCAAATAAATGAAAAAGACCAGCTGTTGGCAGAGAAATTCCTTGAACAATCTATTATTACCTTTCAAAAAGAGAAATTATTGAAGCTTATTGATGCCGCGCTCGATGAACAAAATCATCAAGAGTTTATGAACCTTACAAAAAAACTGAACGAAATACTGCAAGACCCAAAACCTTCCTCTAATTAG
- a CDS encoding YpiF family protein, whose translation MKWTTTDMDMFLQAKEYVDTVVVPLVPITLIGEVKSTVEMGDYISMISIELERQFKGRLVMLPAFTYLKEEQESGLVERLNIWHQVLKEGGAKHIIYITADSDWKLQEKQLDSSLLWLPNISLENIDRKTIEKMISAQMKQVLSIIMNMWEKEEQDV comes from the coding sequence ATGAAATGGACAACTACAGATATGGACATGTTTTTACAAGCCAAAGAGTATGTGGATACAGTCGTGGTACCATTAGTACCGATTACATTAATAGGAGAAGTAAAATCCACCGTTGAAATGGGAGATTATATTTCTATGATTTCGATAGAATTAGAACGACAGTTTAAAGGCAGACTAGTAATGCTGCCAGCTTTTACATATTTAAAAGAAGAACAAGAATCAGGTCTTGTCGAGCGCCTAAACATTTGGCATCAAGTTCTGAAAGAAGGTGGGGCTAAACATATTATCTATATTACCGCTGATTCAGATTGGAAACTTCAAGAGAAGCAGTTAGATTCTTCGTTATTATGGTTACCTAATATCTCACTAGAAAACATCGATCGAAAAACGATTGAAAAGATGATTAGTGCACAAATGAAGCAGGTCTTATCAATTATTATGAATATGTGGGAAAAAGAAGAACAAGATGTTTAA
- a CDS encoding ubiquinol-cytochrome c reductase iron-sulfur subunit, which produces MSKDNRVSRRQFLSYTLTGVGGFMAAGMLAPMVRFAIDPVLKPASEGEFVAVAEESKITTDPQRFDFTVRQVDAWYESDITMSAWVYKDDAGKIVAMSPVCKHLGCTVTWNDPKHTDMFYCPCHDGLYEKDGTNVPGTPPTAGLDIYDQKVEGGTLYLGKARPRA; this is translated from the coding sequence ATGAGTAAGGATAATCGAGTTTCTAGACGTCAATTTCTGAGCTATACTCTTACAGGAGTAGGTGGATTTATGGCAGCGGGGATGTTGGCTCCAATGGTTCGTTTTGCAATTGACCCGGTATTAAAGCCTGCCTCTGAAGGTGAATTTGTGGCAGTTGCTGAAGAGTCTAAAATTACAACTGATCCACAACGTTTTGACTTTACTGTACGTCAAGTTGATGCATGGTATGAATCAGATATTACGATGTCTGCATGGGTTTACAAGGATGATGCTGGTAAAATTGTCGCAATGTCACCTGTATGTAAGCATTTAGGCTGTACAGTAACATGGAATGATCCTAAGCATACTGACATGTTCTATTGCCCATGTCATGATGGATTGTATGAAAAAGATGGTACAAACGTACCTGGTACACCACCAACAGCTGGCTTAGATATTTATGATCAAAAAGTTGAAGGTGGAACTTTATATCTTGGTAAAGCTAGACCACGAGCGTAG
- the qcrB gene encoding menaquinol-cytochrome c reductase cytochrome b subunit, which yields MLNKIYDWVDERLDITPLWRDIADHEVPEHVNPAHHFSAFVYCFGGLTFFVTVIQVLSGMFLTMYYVPDIKNAWESVYYLQNEVAFGVIVRGMHHWGASLVIVMMFLHTLRVFFQGAYKKPRELNWVVGVLIFFVMLGLGFTGYLLPWDMKALFATKVGLQIAEATPVIGTAIKTLLAGHPEIVGAQTLTRFFAIHVFFLPAALFGLMGAHFMMIRKQGISGPL from the coding sequence ATGCTTAATAAAATTTATGATTGGGTAGATGAGCGTTTAGACATTACGCCTTTATGGCGTGATATTGCTGACCATGAAGTACCTGAGCATGTTAACCCAGCTCACCACTTCTCTGCTTTTGTATACTGTTTTGGCGGACTTACGTTCTTCGTAACTGTCATTCAAGTATTATCAGGAATGTTTCTAACAATGTATTATGTTCCAGATATTAAAAATGCTTGGGAATCAGTTTATTATTTGCAAAACGAAGTGGCATTTGGTGTTATTGTGCGCGGAATGCATCACTGGGGAGCAAGTCTTGTTATTGTAATGATGTTTTTACATACATTGCGTGTATTTTTCCAAGGGGCTTATAAAAAGCCACGTGAATTAAACTGGGTTGTAGGTGTGTTAATCTTCTTCGTAATGTTAGGGTTAGGATTTACAGGCTACCTATTACCTTGGGATATGAAGGCGTTATTTGCAACAAAGGTAGGTTTACAAATTGCAGAAGCGACACCGGTGATCGGTACAGCAATCAAGACATTGCTTGCTGGACATCCTGAGATTGTTGGTGCTCAAACATTAACACGTTTCTTTGCGATTCATGTATTCTTCTTACCTGCAGCATTATTTGGGCTAATGGGAGCCCACTTTATGATGATTAGAAAACAAGGTATTTCAGGACCATTGTAG
- a CDS encoding menaquinol-cytochrome c reductase cytochrome b/c subunit, whose protein sequence is MHRGKGMKFVGDSRVPAERKPNIPKDYSEYPGKTEAFWPNFLLKEWMVGAVFLMGYLSLTIAHPSPLERVADPTDTSYLPLPDWYFLFLYQLLKYEFASGPYTVIGALIIPGLAFGSLLLAPWLDRGPGRRPSQRPVAVGLMLVAIAATTYLTWESAVHVDWEAKAESAKIVETVEFDKADPGYAAMETSGCLSCHGTELTGGPAAPSLVGTGLTPDEIANIAVNGQGTMPPGMFKGSDEELQQLAEFISALGTK, encoded by the coding sequence ATGCATCGCGGAAAAGGTATGAAATTCGTTGGGGACTCTCGTGTACCAGCTGAGAGAAAACCGAATATTCCGAAAGACTATTCCGAATATCCAGGAAAAACGGAGGCGTTTTGGCCCAATTTCCTATTAAAAGAATGGATGGTGGGGGCTGTATTCTTAATGGGATATCTCTCATTAACTATTGCCCATCCATCACCGCTTGAACGCGTAGCTGATCCAACCGATACAAGTTATTTACCATTACCAGACTGGTATTTCTTGTTCTTGTATCAGTTATTAAAATATGAATTTGCTTCAGGTCCATATACAGTTATTGGTGCATTAATTATTCCGGGCTTAGCATTTGGTTCGTTATTGTTAGCGCCATGGTTAGATCGTGGTCCAGGGCGTCGACCATCTCAGCGTCCGGTTGCGGTTGGTTTAATGCTTGTAGCAATAGCAGCTACAACTTATTTAACGTGGGAATCTGCTGTTCATGTTGATTGGGAAGCGAAAGCAGAATCAGCGAAGATCGTTGAAACTGTAGAGTTTGATAAAGCAGATCCTGGGTATGCAGCAATGGAAACAAGCGGCTGTTTATCATGTCATGGTACTGAATTAACGGGTGGACCAGCTGCTCCATCATTAGTAGGTACTGGTTTAACTCCTGATGAAATTGCAAACATTGCTGTTAATGGACAAGGTACTATGCCACCAGGAATGTTCAAAGGATCAGATGAAGAACTTCAACAGCTTGCAGAATTTATTTCAGCACTTGGAACTAAATAA
- a CDS encoding DUF1405 domain-containing protein has translation MKFIIQLLGQRWVLWWLLIINIFGTIYGYIWYGWQLAETPAHFLIFVPDSPTASLFFVFVLIAFLMRQNWPLIEALAIVTLFKYGIWAVVMNLLVLQASGGLPLQGYMLIVSHLAMAIEGLLFAPYYRIKIWHLIIAAVWTLHNDVIDYVFFMLPRYQMLNEFTPQIGYFTFWLSILSITFAYWLCVRKNHYKTTLI, from the coding sequence ATGAAATTTATTATCCAGCTGTTAGGTCAGCGATGGGTGTTATGGTGGTTGTTAATTATAAATATTTTTGGGACTATATATGGTTATATATGGTATGGGTGGCAGCTAGCTGAAACACCAGCACATTTTTTAATATTTGTCCCAGATAGTCCAACGGCTAGTTTATTTTTTGTTTTTGTATTAATTGCCTTTTTAATGCGACAAAATTGGCCATTAATTGAAGCTTTAGCGATTGTAACTTTATTTAAATATGGAATATGGGCTGTCGTTATGAATTTACTTGTATTACAGGCTTCAGGAGGCTTGCCATTGCAAGGCTATATGTTAATCGTTTCACATTTAGCAATGGCAATCGAAGGGTTATTATTTGCACCATATTATCGTATAAAAATATGGCATTTAATTATAGCTGCTGTTTGGACTCTACATAATGATGTGATTGATTATGTCTTTTTTATGCTGCCGCGCTATCAAATGTTAAATGAATTCACGCCACAAATTGGTTATTTTACCTTCTGGCTCAGCATATTATCTATCACTTTTGCCTATTGGTTATGTGTTAGAAAGAATCACTATAAAACGACCCTTATTTAA
- the ypjB gene encoding sporulation protein YpjB, giving the protein MRKIVFILLFLMFFSLPHSINAQNDEAWSYLDDIVDQALLLTKQEKYEEAKKMLTHFSEQFMKTYPKDENITMNDLRVITITTDEALKALTAVNQERQDSVKKVTQLRLAIDALHSEHQPLWKEMENTILKSFNALKSAALNNENENFKQQFNEFSEHLSIIYPSLVIDLDPDQIAKLDSHIRFLEKYDSVSGKNKKEHLELMEKDLLIIFGSMEENEVDPSFIWVMVTTGSIIFSTLLYVGWRKYKSEQISTIKFRGRH; this is encoded by the coding sequence ATGAGGAAAATCGTATTTATTTTGTTATTTCTAATGTTTTTTTCGTTACCTCATTCTATAAATGCGCAAAACGATGAGGCGTGGTCTTACTTAGATGATATTGTTGATCAAGCCCTTCTATTAACAAAACAGGAAAAATACGAAGAAGCTAAAAAAATGCTTACACATTTTTCTGAGCAATTTATGAAAACATATCCAAAAGATGAAAACATTACGATGAATGATTTAAGGGTAATTACTATCACAACTGATGAAGCACTAAAAGCTTTAACAGCTGTTAACCAAGAACGTCAAGATAGTGTGAAAAAAGTAACACAGTTACGTTTAGCCATTGATGCCCTTCATTCTGAACATCAGCCTCTTTGGAAAGAGATGGAAAACACAATACTAAAAAGTTTTAATGCTCTGAAGTCAGCAGCTCTTAATAACGAAAATGAAAATTTTAAGCAGCAATTTAATGAGTTTTCAGAGCATTTATCTATAATTTATCCAAGTTTAGTTATTGATCTAGACCCTGACCAAATTGCTAAGCTGGATTCCCATATTCGCTTTTTAGAGAAGTATGATAGTGTTAGTGGGAAAAATAAAAAAGAACACCTTGAGCTAATGGAAAAAGACTTGTTAATTATTTTTGGCAGTATGGAAGAAAATGAAGTGGATCCCTCATTTATTTGGGTGATGGTTACGACAGGTAGCATTATTTTCTCTACATTACTTTATGTAGGTTGGAGAAAATATAAGAGTGAGCAAATAAGTACAATTAAATTCCGCGGGCGTCATTAA
- a CDS encoding zinc metallopeptidase translates to MGGFLVYFALIIIIPLWAQFRVKSAYRKYSQIPASSGMTGAQVARKILDDNGLYSVKVEETPGTLSDHYDPRSKTVRLSTNNFYGNSIAGAAVAAHEVGHAIQDQQDYVPLRFRHALVPVANLGSNLSWILIMIGIFAGLSGLLLLGIIFMAAAVLFQLVTLPVEFNASSRAMNEIVSAGIIRNDEERETRKVLNAAALTYVAAALVAVLELVRLLLMYTGMVGNDD, encoded by the coding sequence ATGGGAGGATTTTTAGTTTATTTTGCGCTAATTATTATAATACCGCTATGGGCTCAATTTAGGGTGAAGAGTGCTTATCGTAAATATTCTCAAATACCTGCATCGTCTGGTATGACGGGTGCGCAAGTAGCTCGGAAAATATTAGATGATAATGGTTTGTATAGTGTTAAAGTAGAGGAGACTCCTGGAACGTTATCAGATCATTACGACCCTAGATCCAAAACAGTGCGCTTATCAACAAACAATTTTTATGGCAACTCAATAGCTGGTGCTGCTGTCGCAGCTCATGAAGTCGGCCATGCTATCCAAGATCAACAAGACTATGTTCCGTTACGTTTTAGACATGCTTTAGTACCAGTAGCAAATCTTGGCTCAAATCTTTCTTGGATTTTAATAATGATTGGTATTTTTGCTGGGTTGAGTGGGTTGCTACTTTTAGGTATTATTTTTATGGCTGCGGCAGTGTTGTTTCAATTGGTTACGTTGCCAGTTGAATTTAATGCGTCAAGCCGTGCTATGAATGAAATTGTATCCGCCGGAATTATCCGTAACGATGAAGAGCGCGAGACTCGTAAGGTTTTGAATGCAGCAGCTCTTACCTACGTAGCAGCAGCTCTTGTTGCTGTCCTAGAATTAGTTCGTCTCCTTCTAATGTATACTGGTATGGTAGGAAATGACGACTAG
- a CDS encoding YitT family protein, with the protein MKVDIKLINILFILLGSAIFSFGIVHFNMENSLAEGGFTGITLLFYFLFNIDPSITNLVLNIPIFFIGWKLLGRNAFIYTVIGTFSVSIYLWIFQRYSPLSMPLHDDLALAALFAGVFLGVGLGIIFRYGGTTGGVDIIARLVYKYVGWSMGKTMFLFDAVVILTSLVYLSYREAMYTLVAVFVGAKVIDFMQEGAYAAKGATIISDQNDKIATEIMDTMDRGVTVLKGVGRFTGIERNVLYCIVGRNEIVRLKDIIISIDPNAFVAVTDVHDVLGEGFTLDENKKPIEK; encoded by the coding sequence ATGAAGGTGGACATTAAGTTAATAAATATTTTGTTTATTTTACTCGGTTCAGCCATTTTTTCTTTTGGGATTGTACATTTTAATATGGAGAATAGTCTTGCTGAAGGTGGATTTACTGGCATTACATTATTATTTTATTTTCTATTTAATATAGATCCTTCTATTACTAACCTCGTCTTAAATATACCAATATTTTTTATTGGCTGGAAATTACTTGGACGAAATGCCTTTATATACACAGTTATAGGAACATTCAGTGTATCGATTTATTTATGGATATTTCAGCGTTATAGTCCTTTATCAATGCCATTGCATGATGATCTGGCTTTAGCTGCTTTATTTGCCGGGGTGTTTCTTGGAGTAGGTCTTGGCATTATTTTCCGTTATGGCGGAACAACTGGTGGAGTCGATATTATCGCAAGATTAGTTTATAAATATGTCGGTTGGAGCATGGGTAAAACAATGTTTTTATTTGATGCAGTAGTAATTCTTACCTCGCTCGTTTATTTATCATACCGTGAAGCTATGTATACATTGGTAGCAGTATTTGTTGGAGCAAAAGTTATTGATTTTATGCAAGAGGGCGCTTATGCAGCAAAAGGAGCTACAATAATTTCAGATCAAAATGATAAGATAGCTACTGAAATAATGGATACAATGGACCGTGGAGTTACAGTCCTTAAGGGAGTTGGCCGCTTTACAGGTATCGAAAGGAATGTTTTATATTGCATTGTAGGTCGAAATGAAATAGTTAGATTAAAGGATATAATTATTTCGATCGATCCTAACGCTTTTGTAGCCGTAACAGATGTTCATGATGTTCTTGGTGAAGGGTTTACCTTAGATGAAAACAAAAAACCAATTGAAAAATAG
- a CDS encoding nucleotide pyrophosphohydrolase — protein sequence MKDMQDEVDQYISQFKEGYFSPLAMLARMTEELGELAREINHYYGEKPKKVDEEEKTIEQEMGDILFVLICFANSLNISLDESFDLVMKKFNTRDKNRWTRKE from the coding sequence ATGAAAGATATGCAAGACGAAGTAGATCAATACATAAGTCAATTTAAAGAAGGGTACTTTAGTCCGCTAGCGATGTTAGCACGAATGACTGAGGAGCTTGGAGAACTAGCAAGAGAGATTAACCATTATTATGGGGAAAAGCCAAAAAAAGTAGATGAAGAAGAAAAAACAATTGAGCAGGAAATGGGAGATATACTTTTTGTTCTTATATGTTTTGCAAATTCACTAAATATCAGTCTAGATGAATCATTTGATTTAGTAATGAAAAAGTTCAATACAAGAGATAAAAACCGTTGGACAAGAAAAGAGTAG
- the dapB gene encoding 4-hydroxy-tetrahydrodipicolinate reductase, whose product MEKNIRIIVAGPRGKMGQEALKLIQATEHFELVAAIDRKFGGQLISSIEGLPAIDAPIYDDVEKCFQEIKADVLVDLTTPEIGRKHTEAALRYGIRPVVGTTGFNETELKDLAKTAEEKKIGVIIAPNFAIGAILMMKFAQMAAKYFPDVEIIEQHHDQKLDAPSGTAIKTAELIKMERAQKAQGHPNEKETLQGARGADLDGMRIHSVRLPGLVAHQEVLFGGNGQLLTIRHDSLHRSSFMSGVKLAVETIMKIDVLVYGLENIME is encoded by the coding sequence ATGGAAAAGAACATACGAATTATTGTTGCAGGACCTAGGGGGAAAATGGGGCAGGAAGCTTTAAAACTAATCCAAGCTACCGAACACTTCGAACTAGTTGCGGCTATTGATAGAAAATTCGGAGGACAACTCATTTCAAGTATTGAAGGACTTCCAGCAATTGATGCGCCAATCTATGATGATGTTGAAAAATGTTTCCAAGAAATAAAAGCGGATGTTTTAGTTGATTTAACAACACCTGAAATTGGCCGTAAACATACAGAAGCCGCATTGCGTTATGGAATTCGTCCAGTAGTTGGAACTACAGGCTTTAACGAAACAGAATTAAAGGATTTAGCAAAAACAGCAGAAGAGAAAAAAATTGGTGTGATTATTGCGCCAAACTTTGCAATAGGTGCGATTCTAATGATGAAATTTGCCCAAATGGCTGCAAAATATTTTCCTGATGTGGAAATAATTGAACAACATCATGATCAAAAGCTTGATGCACCGTCTGGAACTGCTATTAAAACAGCAGAGTTAATAAAGATGGAACGGGCTCAGAAAGCACAAGGCCATCCAAATGAAAAGGAAACATTGCAAGGTGCAAGGGGAGCAGACCTAGATGGAATGCGAATTCATAGTGTACGACTTCCTGGCCTAGTTGCTCACCAAGAAGTGCTTTTCGGCGGTAATGGACAACTACTAACAATTCGTCATGATTCTCTCCATCGTTCTTCATTTATGTCCGGTGTTAAACTTGCTGTTGAAACGATTATGAAAATTGATGTTTTAGTTTACGGTTTAGAAAACATAATGGAATAG
- the mgsA gene encoding methylglyoxal synthase produces the protein MNIALIAHDNKKESLIQFVSAYKPILEEHSLFATGTTGLKIIEATGLNVYRFQSGPLGGDQEIGSLIAKNEMDMVIFFRDPLTAQPHEPDVSALLRLCDVYNIPLASNMGTAEILIHGLERGDFNWRTIQDK, from the coding sequence ATGAACATCGCATTAATTGCCCATGACAATAAAAAAGAATCGTTAATTCAGTTCGTTTCTGCTTATAAACCTATATTGGAAGAGCATTCATTATTTGCAACCGGCACTACAGGTTTAAAAATTATTGAAGCGACAGGATTGAATGTCTATCGCTTTCAATCCGGACCATTAGGTGGAGATCAGGAAATAGGATCATTGATTGCAAAAAATGAAATGGACATGGTCATCTTTTTTAGGGATCCATTAACAGCTCAGCCGCATGAACCAGATGTTAGTGCGTTGCTGCGTCTTTGTGACGTTTATAATATACCGCTTGCGTCTAATATGGGGACAGCGGAAATATTAATTCACGGCTTAGAACGCGGTGATTTTAATTGGAGGACAATACAGGACAAGTAG
- the bshB1 gene encoding bacillithiol biosynthesis deacetylase BshB1, translating into MDINGVDILAFGAHADDVEIGMAGTIFKYSKKEYKIAICDLTEAELSSNGNVILRKQEAQQAATILNVHKRVNLGLPDRGLLVAEKYINRIVTLIRQLKPRVIFSPYHKDRHPDHGQCGHLVREAIFSAGIRKYEDDLGLSAHRVSNHYSYMINGFHHPDFVIDITAEMDTKITALKAYHSQFEVLTGSVDTPLTHGYIETVEARDRLFGKEVGVTFAEGFISEKPLLLSCDFFERGSV; encoded by the coding sequence ATGGATATAAATGGTGTTGACATATTGGCATTTGGTGCACATGCTGATGATGTTGAAATCGGAATGGCAGGAACTATTTTTAAATATAGTAAAAAAGAGTATAAAATAGCAATCTGTGATTTAACAGAAGCCGAACTTTCATCAAATGGAAATGTTATTTTAAGAAAACAAGAGGCGCAACAGGCTGCAACAATTTTAAATGTACATAAGCGAGTTAATCTTGGCTTGCCTGATAGGGGGTTATTGGTTGCCGAAAAATATATTAATAGGATTGTTACGCTTATTAGACAATTAAAACCAAGGGTTATTTTTTCACCTTATCATAAAGACCGCCATCCAGATCATGGCCAATGCGGACATTTGGTGAGAGAAGCAATTTTTTCAGCTGGAATTAGGAAGTATGAAGATGATTTAGGACTTTCCGCACATCGCGTGAGTAATCACTATTCTTATATGATCAATGGTTTTCACCATCCAGATTTTGTAATAGATATTACTGCTGAAATGGATACAAAGATAACGGCACTTAAAGCTTATCACAGCCAGTTTGAAGTTCTAACGGGCAGTGTAGATACCCCCTTAACACATGGCTACATTGAGACTGTTGAGGCACGAGATCGTCTCTTTGGAAAAGAAGTGGGTGTCACCTTTGCAGAAGGCTTTATTTCGGAAAAACCGTTGCTGTTAAGTTGTGATTTCTTTGAAAGAGGTTCAGTATGA
- the bshA gene encoding N-acetyl-alpha-D-glucosaminyl L-malate synthase BshA, with protein MKMKIGITCYPTVGGSGVIATELGKLLAERGHEVHFIASSVPFRLNKWYSNLYFHEVDVNQYSVFKYPPYDLSLASKMAEVAKREELDLLHVHYAIPHAICAFLAKQMVGEHLKIVTTLHGTDITVLGHDPSLSELIRFGIEKSDTVTAVSNHLKEETQTLLETTKPIETVYNFVDERVYYKREAHPLKRQYGICDDEKVIIHVSNFRQVKRVPDVILAFERIQKEVNAKLLLIGDGPEFTVVCKMVKEKGLAHRVRFLGKQENIEEIFSFSDLKLLLSEKESFGLVILEAMACGVPSVATNVGGIPEVIEDGITGYICELGDIEDIANKSIKLLTDDKLHKQMSDMGIIRTESSFNSKEIVKQYEQIYYRTISEK; from the coding sequence ATGAAGATGAAAATTGGCATTACATGTTATCCAACTGTCGGGGGTTCGGGTGTAATAGCAACCGAGTTAGGAAAATTGTTAGCAGAACGAGGACACGAGGTCCATTTTATTGCGTCAAGCGTGCCATTTCGTTTGAATAAATGGTACTCGAATTTATATTTCCATGAAGTAGATGTAAATCAGTATTCGGTGTTCAAATATCCACCCTATGACTTATCATTAGCAAGCAAAATGGCTGAGGTTGCAAAGCGAGAAGAGTTAGATTTACTTCATGTTCACTATGCAATCCCACATGCAATCTGTGCTTTTCTTGCCAAACAAATGGTAGGAGAACACCTTAAAATTGTAACCACCTTACATGGCACGGATATTACCGTATTAGGTCATGATCCGTCATTAAGTGAACTTATCCGTTTTGGAATTGAAAAATCAGATACAGTAACAGCTGTTTCAAATCATCTTAAAGAAGAGACACAGACATTACTAGAAACAACCAAGCCAATTGAAACTGTTTATAATTTTGTCGATGAACGCGTGTATTATAAGCGTGAGGCACATCCATTAAAAAGACAATATGGAATTTGTGATGATGAAAAGGTGATCATACACGTATCTAACTTTCGTCAAGTTAAGCGGGTACCCGATGTTATTCTAGCTTTTGAACGCATTCAAAAAGAAGTAAATGCAAAATTATTGTTGATTGGCGATGGTCCTGAATTTACAGTTGTTTGTAAAATGGTAAAAGAAAAGGGACTCGCTCATCGTGTGAGATTTTTAGGAAAACAAGAAAATATTGAAGAAATATTTTCATTTAGCGATTTAAAACTTTTACTTTCTGAAAAAGAAAGTTTTGGCCTTGTAATATTAGAAGCGATGGCGTGTGGGGTGCCAAGCGTCGCTACAAATGTTGGCGGCATACCAGAGGTTATTGAAGATGGAATCACTGGCTATATCTGTGAACTCGGTGATATTGAGGATATTGCTAACAAATCAATTAAATTGCTAACCGATGATAAGTTACATAAACAAATGAGTGATATGGGGATCATCCGTACGGAATCATCATTTAATTCAAAAGAAATTGTGAAACAATATGAGCAGATATATTATCGGACCATATCAGAAAAGTGA